In Aedes albopictus strain Foshan chromosome 3, AalbF5, whole genome shotgun sequence, the genomic window attggtcacaatctaagtgGAGGGCACTTATATTCAATATGTTAATTTTTCTGAGTGTACAGTATATCGTCGTTGTTCCGCTCCATGATCTCTATTTTGCACTCCGAGAGATCGGCCGAAATTAAGCTAGGTTTCCCTGCTCCCATTGAAATCCGTTGCATACACGCATTGGAGGCTCCCACCTGTATTTCTACAGGGCAAGGGAGGCCTACCTTGTACCTGGTAATCCCTGGTACAGGTGTCGAGGCCTATAACGCTCGTCGAAAGAAACTCTTCAGCTCCAGCAAAATTCGCAAAACCCATTTAGCCATCAGCTGATCCTGACAATAATTACCTGACTCGAACTGAGGCACAGAAATCTGGTTGAGACCCAGCTGAATTCTGCCAGCAATCCGGTGATCTCACGAGGGACAACATGAAGAACGGGAAGCAGGAAGACGACGATACAGTGGACCAATGATGCCAATGATGCAAGCTTAGATGCGACGCATAATGGGCATCGCATCGAGATTGGTCTTTCCGGCAGTCGCTTGCCCGATATATTTTTGTTCCCCTTGAGACCTAACCAAAGGCTATTGATTTGCTATGCGGCTTTGTAGTTCAAACTTTGACAACAAAACTTGTAGGTAGAAAACCTAGAAAACAAACTAAGAATGTTTACACTTTTGACGGCTTGGATCCGTTGCTAATGCGGTTGACAATTTGGACCCACCGCTTGAAATTGAGCTATGCTGGCTACGATTGAATACATGCTGTTACTATGGCGCTGTCAGGGCCCTGTGTGAATTTTAAAGAGAGAATGAgccgagacgtttcggatcagctgatcgctaatttcatgaatgaaaatttgacaggaggtcgcgCACAagtccgtgagtgttaatatcaatatcaacactgttgtcgtttcgtaaaatagactatagagCTTGCAGACGTTTAtttacctttctctttcaaacatgcaggcggaataggatttgttgtcatcaggaaacgtttcccgatgaaaacaaatcctatcccgcctgcatgcttgaaagagagaggtgaataaacctCAGCAAGCTCTAATAGATTGATGCACTAAGCGAAAAgaacactcaggcaaataaacctaagattatcataaggtctaacctcgggtctaacttatgaaatggcctttaaacaattcataacagcTAGAACGAATTTCATAATGTCGGTTTAAGGCgcaaaatcgactcacagtttggcttttatacacatttagcaacacgaaattctcaagcgtcgataaccgcgtgggttgggcacgagctcagtgatctcgacacgttcatggatcgattccagtctgcatcattttacgatttttctgctcttttcataagtttatctttatGTAAttattgagtgtagaattagcatctaagttaaaatacacataaataaaaataaaaaataaaaaaaatatgtaattaggtcataataagcatgttcaattttcataaggtattcttatggccgagcttatggcatccatactttacagttaagcttagtttcttgttgccaagtagagcgctcaagtaaaattccacctttttccgcaagtaattttgacaactgatccagtatggggagaaacgttacttttcctttacggaataatagcgcggactatttttccgcaaggaaaagtgacagctccatttgattcgcacgggaggtgtTACgaatgttacacttttttccttacttgccatctgcgaatagctcaagtaattttgaagcggaatcattacttgatcaatacttgtcctatctttttgcacagtacgtaccaggtggaaactagccattatggctaaatttcataaggtattttgataaatttcggtagtttacttcgctgagtgtaagataaacttatgaaaagagcagaaaaatcgtaaaatgatgcagactggaatcgatccatgaacgtcgagatcactgagctcgtgtccAACCCACGCGgttatcgacgcttgagaatttcgtgttgctaaatgtgtataaaagccaaactgtgagtcgattttgcGCCATAAACCGACATTatgaaggccatttcataagttagacccgaggttagaccttatgataatcttaggtttattcgCCTGAGTGTACCGCttggatttcaaaactttttcttctttatgctTCGTGCATCAGTCAATCTTCTTGCTTGCTTCACACCGAGCTTCACACTGATTAGCAATAATAGAGTTTTGCTTGATCCGAATTCCTTTCCCATGATTTACCGACATGAATGCAcactaatgtgtaaagtgtcgaaaataaattacctaactaactttcccatgatttaagctcttttaatatgtctcttgccgccaaattactataacactggatacgccaaataatCGCTTGATCGATtgctcttcgtcgactctctctttcgctaataacttgatcaaaacaaacaaaatcattattctttttgtttctatagcaagatgtagtcgtcttcttcgcatttcaactaaaaaatctttggaaaactcaatacacattctgttatAACACAaaaagaggatcgatgaagaaaactcgaaaatgtcagttaggcccaaatgaaaaatcagtgtcgatttaatctcaattttctctccgagggagaaaagaacggcaacgaatgggaatcaagatgggaatcaaaacaaaccaccggaaaatgtcaaaattcgcctgagagggaaaaggaagggaaatTCAATAAACTACAGGGAATGGGTCTTCACAAttccgtaataattagcgaaaaagccgtaaccaacaaaatgtacacaatttgagtaattgggttgtttagtgaataaaatattgctattttctatagcctaatcgaaagagctcatttttctgagtataacgtgattttattggattttaatacttttgttttgatggttaaattaacaaaacaaatttaattttcctggatagaatgacagttcaatcgataaagtgacagttcaacccgaataaaaaattttccccatacaaacttcaaatgccttttaaaaatagttcccggactgcaaaaattatgaaattttggatttcggcaaatttttgggcggagaatcagattatgaaataatcgggatacccctaaagaaccctatTGCAGGAGTGAGAAGATGCTAGATTTGTCTTCCaaatgctcacaaagtttccttgatatcacttttctaactattgaaaattactgattgagtgaaaggcgtaattccattctatagggcactgcatgaatttctttccttctctttcactctaacataaattttgtaaacaacaaggccaagaaacgtcaaaattccatacaaaatcaaaacaatgcagtgccctattccaaacgaacaaaaacaagaattacgtcttctactcctttgttttgtttggtgttttgtttacgaaagtgaaaggcgaaactgaaatcaacacgtaaacacggcgatagaaaaaggcgaaactgaaatcaaaacgtaaacacggcgaaagcaaatggcgaaattctactcctttgttttgtttggtgttttgtttacgaaagtgaaaggcgaaactgaaatcaaaacgtaaacacggcgaaagcaaatggcgaaattctgtcaaaatcataaacaaggcgaatagtaaaaggcgattctgaaaatgatatcgattcgaggcgcatagtattgggcaaAATTAGCATTCTCAGATATCAaggcgtaattaaataaatgcaatttttagtgcaaaaaatatcaaaatcgtgcagtgttcttagaaaaacaagaaactatgtcagaactgtatcaacacagagaacagacatccaggctagaacaaatttcattcgggaagctgtgtaaggatttgaatctttacttgagtaaggttgcaaaccaatacacgatgacaacactaacgccaccaaacaccatattgccacagtcagtggtgaattgaaacatttcaagtggtgaattaaattagtatgggaaattaaccgattgcagcgccacgctattgccacttgtgttgcggatttcaaatggacgttaaattccttacacagtttcggaactggacttggatgtctgttctctgtggtatcaattaaccttatttaagttgaattctgtattacttctaaataggaatttaaatttgatcagcaaaattcggttatttctagattgagtttaaataagggcgaaagtaacatgagagagttctcttcatcgactctctcttctgcaaattaaagtgacaagatgcaaattcaatcgaacttttttacacttagacgctagattgcatcgcaacctagcgatttatgaccaaaaagttcaacaatacttgcatcttgtcactttaatttgaagaagagagagtcgatgaagagaactctctcatgttactttcgcccttatttaaactcaatctagattttcgCATTGTTACTGTTTTGTTAGTTACGCcatattcgcgaattactcccgaaTTGTGGAAAAAACCTTTCCTCGTATCAGCAATTCAGTTCAAATTTTTCAACGAAATTTGTTTTAGCTTGAAAAAGTCgtttaaatattacgtaacgcaaagggggGGAGGGTgggcgctgtgttacgcttcatacaaaatttcgaaaacttccatacaaaagttgttacgtgggggagggattGTCAaatttggcgttacgtaatatttgaataaactcTGAATTTGTTTTCTAGTCGTAGAAGCAAATTAGGATCTTTTCGAAAGATCAACGAGAGTGCGCATGACGTCCACAAAGCTGTcaaattttgtttgttttattctTTATTCGCATTTTTCTATCGTAGTTTAATATCCGCCACAGTTTCAAATGTTTTCTCGAAACTTATGTTAAATCGGTTAAATCTTAATTATTGATTCTTTCTACCAATCGTTCTCATAGCCTGGGACGACAAAAATGTCCGTGTCCCGCATCAAAGCTTTGGTGGAAAACTACACCAAGGTCTGCCGCTTTTGTTTAACGATGAACCCGACGGCGGAACTGGCGCCTCTTTTTGATCGAATCGTCGGCAAAACGGACATCATCACAATCAACGCCACCGTCCGGGGAGTACTCACCACGCTCGGGATTCAGGTTTGTCTCAGGCGCGTTCGTTAAcgacaaatttatttatttttatcttatGCAGATCGCTCAGAACGATGCTTACCCCAATCGGATTTGCGGCAATTGCCGGGATTTGCTGCATTCCGTTCAGCACTTCCAGGAAACGACTAGGAAATCTATTCAATTGTTGGATCAAGCTCGGTTGCTGAAAGAGTTTCCCAATGCGAGGTTTGACGACGATGCCGATCCTGTCTCGATGGTCGTGAAAGAAGACTACCAAATCGAAGAACCTGTCCTGGAAGTGGCCTACGAGGAACTGGTTGTTTCGCAAAAAGAAGAATGTGAAACAGTGGTGGAAGATGTTAAACCACCTGATCTTGAACAGCGAGAGGAACCGTCGATGCCAGTTGAGGAAAGTGAGGCAAAACCTGATCCGGAATACACGGATATGGAATGGGTGATGTTGGATGACGGAGGTGAAACAGAATCTCATCAGGAAGATATTTACGTAGATGAGGAGTATATCGTTGAAGACGAGGAAGAACAAACTTCGGAGATTCCAATGGCGCCAGCGATACCACCGGAAAAATCCGAAGAGGAAGAAGCATCAGCAGAGGAAAGCATGAAGGAGCCATATGTGAAAAGTCCTCGGATGTGTCCCATCTGCGGGGCCACCTCCACGGCCATGAAGGTTCACATGAGAACGCACACGCAGGTACGACCCTTCAAGTGCGAACAATGCGAAAGAAAATTCTACACCAACGCCAAACTTCGGTCGCACGTGGAATCCGTCCACATAGGGGAGCGAAAGTATTCCTGCGAAATCTGCGGCAAAGCATTCGTCCTGAGGAAAACCCTAAACGCTCACATTCTTTCGCACGCGACTGAGAAGGATTACATctgttcgatttgctccaaggGTTTCCTCTTCCGGTGGGCCCTGGTCAAGCACGAACGGGTTCACACGGGGGAAAAGCCGTACTTGTGCGATCTGGACGGTTGTGGGAAACGGTTCGCCACGTCTTCCAACCTTAAGCAGCATCAAAAGACCAACACGCACTGTAAAAACCCGCGGGAAGATGTTTGCGAGCATTGTAACAAGACGTTCCAGAGCAAGTACGCCCTGAGGGTACATCTCAAGACGCATGAAGTGAAGGCAGGCGCGACGAGTGAAGCGAAAGGGTAGGTGTAACTGTGGAATAGAACACAATTAAGATTGGTTACGTTGTGAGCTTGTTGGATGACAATCCTTATTTACATTTGGGGctttattttaaattatttatgagaTCTCAGAGCAGATACTCTGGGAATTACCTTCGTTTTCACTAGATCCTTGGAAGTTTTTGGTAAGACCAGTAGTGGGTTTTTCCAAAACGAACAAGCTAATCCcttgtattatgtttccagttcaaaaccgaattagcgacattttttcttttacttccgctgcttttgccttacgttaaacacaatgtcggaagtagggcgctgtattgtacacctggtactgtatacagcgccccacttccgacatagtgtttaacgcaaggcaaaagcagcggaagtaaaagaaaaaatgtcgctaattcggttttgaactggaaacataataaaatAGCTAAGGTTTTTAGGGGTATCAAAAGCGACTGCGTATCCCTATAGGTAGAAGGCCGAATTTATAAATGTAGGGGCTTGTGCCACAATCGTATACGTGCTCTTtttcttaagtatattttttacTGATGCAAAATAAGGACATTATTGATTATTTAAGTTCAATCAATTTTTCATGGCCATAATTTGATACTTCTCCAGCATCGGTTCAATAGAATTTTCTTGATCCTGATACACCGCACCTTCAACACGATTTTTCTTATTCGGAGACCCAGGCAATAGTGCTCAATCTACGAATGGAGTGATTTTCCTTTTACATTTACACGACGAATCACTTCATTCGAGTCAAAATTTCTCACCTCgctacgactccgacttttgtcatgtcactccattcgcagaatgagcgcAAATGTTTTGCTTCACCAACATCTTTGATCTGGAACTGGCTGCACCAGGGACTTGTTGAGGGAAGTCTTTAGCTTCTTGTCGTTGGTGAACAGCAAGAAAATACCTACGTAAACCATCATTTCATAGCTTTCCTAGGTTTTgattccatgttttttttgtttgttttcgtgttttttttttgtttgaaaaagttGACCCGAAGTTCACATGCTGAAGTAATCAATTTCGGTAAACTCTTTGTCTTTATAATTTAAGATAATTTCCCAAATGTCTTATACAAAAATAACCTGTCTGTCTCCATGCAACACTACAGATTAGAGTTTAGATATTCTAtcacaaattaaaataaaaaaaaacatggcaaaCATGGAGTTTAAACAAACTCTTTGAAGATGTGTGACAATTTATGCGAGACTTCataaatttccttcaaaattgaAGGAAATAAAACCAAGCATTTTGTATTGTCTTTCTTGCGCAACATTTTTCAAACCCATCTGGCAGCTGGACGTCCAGATGAGTCCTTTACTTTACTTTGATTTCATTAAAATCACTTCAGCTGCTcttttttctttaaaagttcagattatcgaAATTCAGAAAATTCTCAGATTTCACTAATAGGTCTttccggagtttctcgcaagattcctTCCGATAGATTTCTTAAAAGACATTCTAAGAAAAACTGTTGGATAAATCCTTGTTAGAACTCCGTGAGCATAACtactaaaaaaatcccaaaagaagcaCCCAGCATCTCAGGACAATTTACGGTAGGGAGTCTAAGAAGAGCTATAATTccaagaaaatctgtaaaaatctaGGTAGAAACAACAGCCTCGGGAGAATCACTTTAAGAAATCCTGTTAACTACTATGAGGAAAAGCCTAGAAAAATCTCTTATCACAATTAGAAAAATCACGGGAAGCACTCCATTagaagtagggtggggcggggcaagatgggtcgcggggcaagatgggtcagtgccattttcgggcgcattactcatgttttgattatgtttataattttgttagatgaccagcatgaatatacaaaagtttagagCATTGATTGAAACATTATTcattctcattggaaataaaaaatgaaatggtttttagccatttttcttatgtgatacattccatatagtctccatataaacggccgcggggcaagatgggtcaccttcaattttgaacgtatttttggagcattcaaaagttatttattttttattacaagactatctcataaataacttcaatcaagcggaatgaatgctcaaaattataacataaaataatgatattttttttagtgaaaacatcgattttcaagtcgccttaggaccactcaaatcgtaaagttttttgtattccaaataaatttataaaatctaGTAAACATTaggtcttgtttactcagtatggatatggagcatatatgaatgcggaacaaatcttatattttgacgtttttcgttgagaaaatgagAATTACTTaataggtgacccatcttgccccgcacttttttcacggcgcaaaatcgatcactttttaaaactgcttgttttacatcatattttgtatttaataaactttttatcaacttttagcatagctaactagtgtattaaagagtagcggacgaatacaaaccaatacgatttatatttacaaagttatggtgatccatccttaggcgacccatcttgccccgccccaccctatcagtaatttatttatttatatttgattTGATCCATCTGACATAGAAATTGTATAATAAGTAATAGTTATGCCATAAAAGTTCAGCACAcaggacgcagtggcttaatttaccaaacaggggaggaaaaaatcaGTAATAGCTCCTGCAGCAATCCCAAAAAGCACTTCGGAATAAATCTTAGGAGAAACTTCAGGATAAATTAAGAAaactctgggagacttcccagcATTAACACaggaaggaatcttttgagagaAGTCTCAgaggaaaatcctagagaaatcttagataaaactccaaaagaaatacaGCGAGAACCTTTAGGAAATATACTGGGAAACACTAGAAGAAAACTCTAGGGAAATTTCTCGtaaaaaaatgcaggaaaaaCTTCGGATGAAATTTCGCTGAAAAACGCAGGAAGAACTACGAGAAAAGAAGTTCTGTAGGATCCCCGTCAgttctgcaaaatatcagtctcagtgcctgtttttcagtcgaaatgaatgactgcggcggtcgttttcagtttctcgatgtgagaactgacagagtccgagagctcgattcgtgagcgaccctacaagatcaattcccaatcatccacacactactcatgctgaaaggccattcgtctcaagcggtggcttgtgagagtgagtgccctatacgctaccacatgtgaaaacactcaactacagaaaattgaatggaaatggaaatttagccctgtcagctctcgctttcagcacgctgcgtgcgagtacctatttcatttcgctcccgtgttgctaagtggaaagcaacattgacaggaaaaccaaaacggagaaaatgaagaaAAGTAAAAtgtcgctatcataaaggcctgtcgaaaaattgcagcactgatccCCGTTAaagccaggagaaatcggttgacgTTCAGGAATCCTGAAAAATTGCCAACAAAGAAACTCGGAAGAAGATAttcaaatcttggaaaaatgtaGGAATCTCAGGGGGAtaacggggggtctggccaaagtctacgctccatacaaatttcgaaaagcttgtatgaacaaaagtccacGGAGGGAGGGAGGGTCTGACATGACCGAAAatgagtctacgtggtttatggacagcgcctaacggaatttctggaaaaaaaccaGCAATGTAATGAATTCTATGAACTTTATTTTTTagtagatctacaagtagtaaaattctactttttattcattcgacctaatattttattttctatcgATGTAAAATTCCAAGAGGGCTCAATATATTCTCTGAGAATTCCAGGGTTTTCCCTGTTAAGTAAAATTCCCCGAGGGTTCACAATTTTCCCGTTTTTCAGGTAGTATACACCTTGAAGTTACCACGAAAAAACATCGCGTAACTTCGCATGTGTCCTTATCGAAGAAACTCTGTAGTTTGAACCTTGGTTTGAACATAGcagaacccgaataaaaaatacagtagaaaaaccgaacgttgtattgtaacagtactatttaaaaccatatttttacaatagacaccactgtaaaaataaaaatacaaaaacaataaaatgtaatgtagacaccatacagtaaattgtaaataagattttcacaatatactatacgggttgttaagtatcgtaacaatataaaaaaatattttctccatatatatttttttttgctaaaccatacattatattataaatgaattgttataaatactgatacgtgggttttaataaaccgtacattgtatggtacacgtatggtttcaaacaataaaatgtaccgtaaagcctgtatccgcaataatcgggacacagaaatacagctgtaactctgcaatagttacattaaaattgctcaaatttggcctaataacatgtTTGGATGTGTTTATattacctacaaaatttcatgtgaatcggggcattactttttgttgtagcaagaaaagagtagaatgtgcaccattgaattttgtacagcccctagttttgtttgtcagcgctgtaacttttgaatttgacaaagaaaatggttgaaattttgaacaaaaacttCTCAATCTACgtctgttgcataggcaaaatttcaaaaaaatcgatgcactatcaacaattttatagccgaaacatgtattgggactgaacgtgattttagcccctcagacagcaataagacagcaccctttattgtttcgattgtactattgaaagtactataccaataattatcaaattttgcaggcataatatacatttaaccaactaccttctgtgaaaatttcatgaaaattggcagagaaattcaaaggttATAAACAGGTGTAACAAATAGAATGGGGCGTTCCCTCAGAAAGCAACAAAAGAAACAGAGGTCACACTCAATACATATATTTTCTTTACATTTTCTATCACTTAACCCTGCTGTCTGATCAGAAGCACTTCCCTTTATCTTGCCCTCTTCTTATTTCTTCGCCTTCCAAGGCATCTCCACTGCCACAGCCATCACCGACTCTATCCACGCCGCATTCCGATGACTCCCACAGTAATCCAGCGCACCCGAGTGGCGCTTTTGTCTCTCCTCAAGACGCATCATAAAGCGCCTCGTCTTTCCTCGATCGGCTCCCTTTGCGCAGGGATGGTCTCGCATTTTATTCCACCCCCACTACGTTTTCTTTGTAACGTTCACGATAAGTTCCACTGGATGCGATCGAGCGAGATCCCGGTGAAGCGCTTAGCGATCATACGACCTACCGGTTTGATCGACCGTCTGGCGAACTCTAAAGTCTCCTTCTCCACATCCCTGCTATCATGCACCGTCGGGCTGTAAGTCCGAAGTTGCGCCACCGACGAATTTCCGAACAGCTCACGAGAGAGTTCACAATCGCCGAATTCTCTCTCATAAAAGTAATCGTGTGGCATATTACCCGAAGGGCGAACAATCGATGATCACCTTCGTGCACGCGAATAGCTCAAATGCGAGGCAATGATTTTATGAGGCAAGGGTTTTCATACGCATGTGGTTTTCTTATACAATAATCCATTTACAATACGATCTGTTAcatcaaataaaataaaacgttACACAATCCCCCCACAAAGAgaaaattttttcagggatcaATAAATTGATGCTTGAAAAAATTTTTAGCTACCCTCATTCGTTTTTCCTCTTTGCCTTCTAATCTTGACTTGAAACCTACATTAACCTAAATGAGCTCAACCTCGCTAAAACACAATAAGTGTTATTACCACAGCGCATCCTGTGAAATCATCTCAGCTACAAGTTCTCACTGATTCTTAACCTAAAAGCCACAAATCCCAAATACACAAATCTCAAATCTACAAATCTCAAATCACAAAGTTGTTACAGCGAGTCCTGCGAAATAATCACATACCAACCAATCTTGGCAACTAATTTACGGCCAGTTAATCTTCTTCTTCGTACAAACACTTCTTCATGGGGTAACATA contains:
- the LOC109410558 gene encoding zinc finger protein 79 gives rise to the protein MSVSRIKALVENYTKVCRFCLTMNPTAELAPLFDRIVGKTDIITINATVRGVLTTLGIQIAQNDAYPNRICGNCRDLLHSVQHFQETTRKSIQLLDQARLLKEFPNARFDDDADPVSMVVKEDYQIEEPVLEVAYEELVVSQKEECETVVEDVKPPDLEQREEPSMPVEESEAKPDPEYTDMEWVMLDDGGETESHQEDIYVDEEYIVEDEEEQTSEIPMAPAIPPEKSEEEEASAEESMKEPYVKSPRMCPICGATSTAMKVHMRTHTQVRPFKCEQCERKFYTNAKLRSHVESVHIGERKYSCEICGKAFVLRKTLNAHILSHATEKDYICSICSKGFLFRWALVKHERVHTGEKPYLCDLDGCGKRFATSSNLKQHQKTNTHCKNPREDVCEHCNKTFQSKYALRVHLKTHEVKAGATSEAKG